One window of Amaranthus tricolor cultivar Red isolate AtriRed21 chromosome 11, ASM2621246v1, whole genome shotgun sequence genomic DNA carries:
- the LOC130827644 gene encoding 40S ribosomal protein S23-like has protein sequence MGKTRGMGAARKLKSHRRRQRWSDLQYKKSHLGNEWKKPFAGSSHAKGIVLEKIGIEAKQPNSAIRKCARVQLIKNGKKIAAFVPNDGCLNFIEENDEVLIAGFGRRGHAVGDIPGVRFKVVKVAGVSLLALFKEKKEKPRS, from the exons ATGGG GAAGACACGTGGTATGGGAGCTGCCCGCAAGCTCAAGTCCCACCGTAGAAGGCAAAGGTGGTCTGACTTACAATACAAGAAGTCTCACCTTGGAAATGAATGGAAGAAGCCATTTGCTGGCTCTTCACATGCTAAGGGAATTGTCCTGGAGAAGAT CGGTATTGAAGCTAAACAGCCAAACTCTGCTATCCGTAAGTGTGCTAGAGTTCAATTGATCAAGAATGGGAAAAAGATTGCTGCTTTTGTGCCCAATGATGGTTGTTTGAACTTCATTGAAGAGAAT GATGAAGTTTTGATTGCTGGATTTGGACGAAGAGGTCATGCTGTCGGAGATATTCCCGGAGTTCGTTTTAAGGTTGTGAAGGTTGCAGGAGTATCATTGCTTGCCTTGTTTAAGGAGAAGAAGGAAAAGCCAAGGTCTTAG
- the LOC130827645 gene encoding GTPase LSG1-2-like, whose translation MSKREKTGLGRALVKHHNQMVQQSKDKGRFYKTHNKKALISVTDVSDIDAVIEQAEEADRLYSADNPIPHLLIDADPSSSSVFLTSDQRRQQQKYEEAQHAASLRVPRRPPWNVGMTVDELDVNENQAFLAWRRSLAKLEENEKLVLTPFEKNLDIWRQLWRVVERSDLLVMVVDARNPLFYRCPDLEVYVQEVDEHKRTMLLINKADLLPYTIRQKWANYFHDQGILFVFWSAKAASAALEGKKLNVSEHMQAQEPEDDTKIYGRDELLSRLQSEAEEIMRLRKSDSEATSFSDSHSQVRSTGSYAASNSVTVGFVGYPNVGKSSTINALVGAKRAGVTNTPGKTKHFQTLIISDKLTLCDCPGLVFPSFTCSRYEMIACGVLPIDRMTSHREAVQVVADKVPRHLIEEVYKITLPKPKPYEPQSRPPLAAELLRAYCASRGYTASSGLPDETRASRIILKDYIDGRLPHFELPPGMSNEESKENYEITAANFDLSDIDESDTSEIEEVSIDAENEPDLEAVMNDLQTFDLSNGLATEKANAKKKPTKAPHKLHKKTQRKKDRSWRVGNDGGDGMPVVRAFQKPVPIKS comes from the exons ATGAGTAAAAGAGAAAAAACTGGGTTAGGAAGAGCCTTGGTGAAGCACCATAATCAAATGGTGCAACAATCAAAAGACAAAGGGCGTTTCTACAAAACGCATAACAAGAAAGCTCTAATTTCTGTTACCGATGTTTCCGATATAGATGCCGTAATTGAACAAGCAGAAGAAGCTGACCGCCTTTATTCTGCTGATAATCCAATTCCTCACCTTTTAATTGATGC GGACCCGAGTTCAAGCTCTGTTTTCTTGACATCTGATCAAAGGAGGCAGCAACAGAAGTACGAGGAGGCACAACATGCTGCAAGCCTTCGTGTTCCTCGAAG GCCGCCGTGGAATGTTGGGATGACAGTAGATGAGCTTGATGTCAATGAAAATCAAGCCTTTTTAGCCTGGCGAAGAAGCCTTGCCAA aCTTGAGGAGAATGAAAAGCTTGTCCTTACTCCATTTGAGAAGAATTTGGATATATGGAGGCAGCTTTGGCGAGTGGTTGAGCGCAGTGATCTG CTTGTCATGGTTGTTGATGCTAGAAACCCTTTGTTCTACCGTTGTCCAGACCTCGAG GTGTACGTGCAAGAGGTTGATGAGCATAAACGAACGATGCTTCTTATTAACAAGGCCGACCTTTTGCCTTATACTATTAG GCAGAAATGGGCAAATTACTTCCACGATCAGGGAATTCTGTTTGTATTTTGGTCGGCTAAAGCTGCTTCTGCAGCTCTTGAAGGGAAGAAGCTTAATGTATCGGAGCATATGCAAGCACAAGAACCCGAAGATGATACAAAAATATATGGCAGGGATGAATTGCTGTCCCGCCTACAATCTGAGGCCGAGGAGATAATGAGATTGAGGAAATCAGACTCTGAAGCTACAAGTTTCTCAGATTCTCACTCCCAAGTTAGAAGTACTGGATCATATGCAGCATCAAACAGTGTAACTGTGGGGTTTGTCGGTTACCCCAATGTGGGAAAGAGTTCAACCATTAATGCTTTGGTCGGAGCAAAGCGTGCGGGTGTTACCAACACTCCTGGAAAGACAAAGCATTTTCAGACGCTGATTATATCTGATAAGCTTACCTTATGTGATTGCCCTGGACTTGTTTTCCCATCTTTTACTTGCTCGAGATATGAGATGATTGCATGTGGGGTTTTGCCGATAGATCGGATGACTTCCCACCGAGAGGCTGTACAGGTAGTTGCAGATAAAGTTCCAAGGCACTTGATTGAAGAAGTATACAAGATCACTTTGCCGAAACCAAAGCCATATGAGCCTCAATCTCGACCTCCTCTAGCTGCTGAGCTTTTGAGAGCTTATTGTGCATCTCGGGGTTATACAGCTTCTAGTGGGTTGCCCGATGAAACTCGGGCTTCCCGTATAATCTTGAAAGATTACATTGATGGGAGGCTTCCTCACTTTGAGTTACCTCCTGGAATGTCAAACGAGGAGAGCAAAGAGAATTACGAAATTACTGCTGCTAATTTCGACTTGTCCGACATAGATGAATCCGATACCTCCGAGATCGAAGAAGTATCTATTGATGCTGAAAATGAGCCTGATCTTGAGGCTGTAATGAATGATCTTCAGACGTTTGATCTTTCAAATGGATTAGCGACAGAGAAGGCAAATGCGAAGAAAAAGCCTACTAAAGCACCACACAAACTCCACAAAAAGACACAGAGAAAGAAAGATCGATCATGGAGGGTTGGAAACGATGGTGGTGATGGGATGCCTGTGGTGAGGGCCTTCCAGAAGCCggtacccataaaatcgtag